In the genome of Planctomyces sp. SH-PL62, the window ACGCCCGCTACGGCGAGACGCTCAACGGCGTGCAATTCGGCCACCCGCATCACCAGTTCCTCAAGGACGTCGACCCTTACAAGGTCCCCGGCGACCCGTCGAGCGGGCTGCTGCCGGGCGTCCACGGCGGCTCCCCCGGCGTCAACGGCGAGGGGGACCGTCGCGTTCAGGCGTACAACTTCCGGGTCTGCCTGACCGACGTCCCGGAGAACCAGCTCCCGCTCCCCAAACCCGAGGGCTATGATCCGCTCCGCTATGAACTGCTCCTGCGCTACATCAACGCCGGCGTGTGGGACGTCCTGAAGCTCAATACGCCGATGCCGAATCGCAAGACCGACATCAACAATTACGGCGGCTTCTCGTCCGATAACATCGGGATGAATTACGACTATCCCGACGGCGACTACGCTCGCCGCGCCGAGATCTTCCAGGAGCACGTCACCTATCACCAGGGGATGCTCTGGTTTTTGGCGAACGACCCGCGCGTGCCGGCCGAGGTTCGGGCCGACGTGAACCGCTGGGGGCTTTGCAAGGACGAGTTCCTCGACACCGGCGGCTGGCCGCATCAGCTTTACGTCCGCGAGGCGCGTCGGATGATCTCCGACCACGTCATGACCCAGCACGATTGCCAGGGGCGGTCCGTGGTCGACGACGCGGTCGCGCTGGCGGCCTACACGATGGATTCGCACAACGTCCAGCGGTTCGTCAAGGACGGCAAGGCCTGGAACGAGGGGGACGTGGAGGTCGGCGGCTTCCCCCCCTACCCCATCGCCTATCGCTCGATCGTGCCGACCGAGGCCCAGTGCTCGAACCTGATCGTGCCGGTCTGCCTGTCGGCCTCGCACATCGCTTATGGGTCGATCCGGATGGAGCCCGTGTTCATGGTGCTCGGCCAGTCGGCGGCCACGGCGGCGAGCCTCGCCATCGACGCTGGCAAGCCGGTCCAGCGGATCGACGTCCCGGCGCTCCAGGCGCAGCTCCTGAAGGACGGCCAGGTCCTCAAGTGGACCGGCCCCCGACCCAGGCCGCCGGTCGACGCCGCCAGCCTCCCCGGCGTCGTCCTCGACGACCCCCAGGCCCAGCTCACCGGCGACTGGGGCCGAAGCTCGGCCCTCGCGCCGTACGTCGGCGATCACTATCTCCACGACGACAACGAGGCCAAGGGCGCCCGTTCCGCCCGCTTCGTCCTGAGCGTGGATAAGCCGGGCCGCTACGAGGTCCGCATGTCCTATACCGCGAGCCCCAACCGCGCCCGCGCCGTCCCCGTCGCCATCCGCGACGCCGACGGATCCCACACCGTCCACGTCGACCAGCGCAAGGCGCCCGCCGCCCCCCCCTTCCAACCCCTCGGCGTCTTCCGGCTCACTCCCGACGCCCCCGCCGAGGTCGTCATCTCCAACGAGGCCACCGACGGCCACGTCGTCGTCGACGCCGTGCAAGCCGTGCCGGCGGGCTCGAACCCGTAAGGCCGTCCGCCTCCCGAATCGCGACGGCCCGGCCCGATGATCGGGACCGGGCCGTATCGCGGGCGGCTCGCCGACGTCCGCAAGCTCGCGGTAATCGTCGAGACGACTCGGGGGTCAGTCGGCGGACTTGGCCAGCGGACGGACCGAGACTTCCTTGAAAAAGACGATCGAATCCTTGTCGTGGTTCTGCAGGCCGATGTAGCCGGTCTCCGGCCTGGGGCCGCGCGCGGGGTCGCCCTCGCCGGTTGTTTCCTTGGCCTGGGGCTTCAGTTCGGAAGAGTCGAAGTCGGCGACCGGCGTGCCGTTGATCGCGGTGGAGATCCGGTTCCCCTTGAGCGTGACTTCGAGCGTGTTCCATTCGCCGGACTTGCCGGGCTGGGCCTTGGCGTCGGCGAAGGTGTAGACCGAGCCCGCGCCCCGGGCCGACCGGCCGCCGTCGACGATCTGGACCTCGAAGCCGTGGTGGACGGCGTACCAGGGATCGGCCGGCTTCTCGGCGATCCGGATGTAGAGGCCCGAATTCGATCGGGGCGTCCCGAGCTTGTACACGACCTTGATGGTGCAGTCGCCCAGCTTCTCGCGCGAATAGTAGAGCAGCCCCATCCCGCCCTCGGTCCGAAGCTGGCCGTCCTCGACCACGAACCGACCCGGGCCGACGTGCTCCCACCCGTCCAGGCTCTTCCCGTCGAACAGCGGCTTGCCCTCGGCCGGCGCCTCCGCGAAGCAGGGGACGCCGATCGCGAGAGCGAATATCAGGCTCGTGAAGATGTTCATGCCCAGGCGCATCATGTTGGAATCCTTTCGGGATCGTGTCCGGTCGGCAACAGACCCGAGCTTATCGCGCGAGGGCGCGACGATCAATCTCGGCAGGCCCCGCCGCTCCGTCCCGCCCCCCCCGGCCCCGGCGCGGCTCCGTTCCTCGACTCATCCCCGACCGGAGCCGAGAGGCCGCCTCCGCAGTCCGGCCGCAGTGGTCATCGACGCCGGCCGACCGAGCGTCTCGGCGGGAATCGAGGGGGACTCGCTCACGGGGGGGCGGCCTCCTCACCAACGCCCCTGTGGACTCGGCGACGCCGTGCAGGAATTCGCCCCGCCCTGCAGGTCGACCGCAACGTGATCTGCTGCCAGATCGGGAGGTCTGGAAATTTTGAGGAAAATGATGAGAAACGAAAATGAGTATCTTTATTTCACGGTTGGGATGATCCAGATTTGAATGAGGGGGCCTTTCAGGATCCGCCGTGCAGGCTCGTGGACGGGAAGCACATCGATGAACACCGAGAAGATGCGGCTTGAGGACGTCCGCAACGGGGTGGCCGAATGGAAAAAATGGGGGCCTTATCTGTCCGAGCGACAGTGGGGCACCGTGCGTGAAGACTACAGTCAGAATGGGGACGCCTGGAACTTCTTCACCCACGATCACGCCCGCTCGCGGGCCTATCGCTGGGGCGAGGACGGTCTGGCGGGGCTCTCCGACGATCAGCAGCGCCTCTGCTTCGCCCTGGCCCTCTGGAATGGGAAAGATCCCATTCTCAAGGAGCGCCTCTTCGGGTTGACCAACAGCGAAGGCAACCACGGCGAGGATGTCAAGGAGTATTATTTCTACCTCGACAGCACGCCGACCCACTCGTACATGAAATACCTGTACAAGTATCCGCAGGCGGCCTATCCCTACGCCGATCTTGTGGAGACGAACCGGCGGCGCAATCGCAACGAGATGGAGTATGAACTCCTCGACACGGGCGTCTTCGACGGCGACCGGTACTTCGACGTCTTCGTCGAGTACGCCAAGTCCGCCCCCGAGGACGTCCTGGTGCGGATCACGGCCGTGAACCGGGGGCCTGATCCGGCCGAATTGCACCTCCTGCCGACGCTCTGGTTTCGAAACGACTGGTCGGCTTGGATCGCCGAATCGAACCGAGCCGCCCGCAAGCCGAACCTCCGGCAGGTCGAGACCTCGCCGGGCGTGCGCGCGGTCGCGGGGACGCACCCGCTGCTCGGCGAGTTCACCCTTTACTGCGAAGGCGACGCGCCGCTCCTCTTCACCGAGAACGAGACCAACCACGTGCGGCTGTTCCCCGGTCGAGAGAACGAGAGCCCCTACGTCAAGGACGGCATCAACGACTACGTGGTGCAGGGGCGTCGAGACGCGGTGAATCCGGCGAGGCAAGGCACGAAAGCCGCGGCGCATTATCGCGCCGAGGTCGCCGCCGGTCAGTCCCTGGTGATTCGCCTACGGCTCGCCCGGGCTTCCTCGCCGGAGCTGGACGGCGAACTGTTGGGAGCGGATTTCGATCGGATCTTCGCCGACAGGCTTTGCGAGGCCGACGAGTTCTACGAGTCCGTCACGCCGCCGTCGGTCGGCGCCGAGGCGGCCGATGTGATGCGCCAGGCGCTGGCGGGCATGCTCTGGAGCAAGCAGTTCTTCTTCTTCGACGGCGACGACTGGCTCGACGAGCACAACTCGAACCCGCTGCACTCGGGATATCGGAACTCCCGGAATTCGGAATGGTTCCACATGTTGAATCGAGACATCATCTCGATGCCCGACAAGTGGGAGTACCCCTGGTACGCGTCGTGGGATCTGGCCTTCCACACGCTTCCGCTGGCGATCGTGGACCCCGACTTCGCCAAGGACCAGATGAAGCTGATGCTCAAGTCGGTGTACTTGCATCCCAGCGGTCAGCTCCCGGCTTACGAGTGGAATTTCAGCGACGTGAACCCGCCGGTCCACGCCTGGGCCACCCTCTTCCTGCATCGCACCGCGCAGGCGATCGGCGGCGAGCCTGACGTCGAATTCCTGGCGTCGGCGTTCAACAAGCTGATGCTGAATTTCACCTGGTGGGCGAATCGCAAGGATCGCTACGGGCGGAACGTCTTCGAGGGGGGCTTTCTCGGGCTCGACAACATCGGCGTCTTCGACCGCAGCGCCCCGCTCCCCACCGGCGGCTATCTGGAGCAGGCCGACGGCACGGCCTGGATGGCCCTGTTCAGCCAGAACATGACGGAGCTCGCCATCGAGCTTTCGACCCACGATCCGGTCTACGAGGACATGGTCCTGAAGTTCGCCGAGCAGTTCTTCTACATCGCCGCGGCCATGAACCGCTCCGGGCGGGATGGCATGTGGGATGAGGAAGACGGCTTCTACTACGACCTGCTCCAGCTCCCCGACGGGACCGCCACGCGGCTCAAGGTGCGTTCGCTGGTCGGCCTGCTCCCCCTCTGCGCCACCACGGTCATCGAGCCGTGGCAGCGAGAGCACATCCCTCGGGCGATGGCCGGCCTGTTGAGTCGGCTGCGGCGGATCCCGGAGCTGGTTCGCACGATGCATCCCACCGGCCCGGGGCATTACGGCGTGCAGGATCGGGGCGTTCTCGCGGTCCTCAACCCGGAGCGGCTCCGCCGGATCCTCGCGAAGATGCTCGACGAGGAGGAATTCCTGGGGCCCCACGGCATCCGCTCGGTCTCGAAGTTCCACAAGCGGAACCCCTACGTCCTGCACGTGCAGGGCGTGGAGTATCGGGTGGATTATGTGCCGGCCGAATCGGACACCGGCATGTTCGGCGGCAACTCGAACTGGCGAGGCCCCGTCTGGATGCCGGTGAACGCCATGATCATCCGGGCCCTCCTGCAATTCTACCTGTACTACGGCGACGGCTTTCAGATCGAATGCCCCACCGGATCGGGCAACCTGATGAACCTCTTCGAGGTGAGCCGGGAAATTTCCGACCGGCTCACACGCGTCTTCCTGCGCGACGAGCGCGGCAGGCGTCCGGTCTACGGCGGAACGGAAAAGTTCCAGACCGACCCCCATTGGCGGGATTATCTCCTCTTCTATGAATACTTCCACGGCGACGACGGCGCGGGCCTGGGCGCCAGCCATCAGACCGGTTGGACCGGGCTCGTGGCCAAGTTCATCCAGCTTTACGGCGTCCTGGATCCGAAGCGGGCCCTGGAACTCGGCAAGATGTCGGCCTTCCAGAAAGTCTGACGGCGGAGGTCGACGTGGGCGTCTCACAAGCTCATGCTCGACTTCGCGCCCAATCGCATGGGGCTCGATCTTCCCCATGTCGATCGCGCGAACGCCGTCTCTTCAGTTCACCTGGGCGCGGGGGCCGGCTCAGCCCGGTCCCGGCGGGATCAATTCGAAGACGCCGATGGGTCGTGGGGCGGCCTCCTCGCCGACGTCCCAGTGGGAGTAGGTGACGCGCCAGGAGTCGGCTTCGAGGGATTGCAGGAAGCCGAGGGCGCCGGGGCGGAAGGGGTCGGAAATGAGGACTCGGCCGCCGGGCGCGAGGTTGGATTCG includes:
- a CDS encoding FAD-dependent oxidoreductase, which produces MLQRTCIRLAAIAGLAVTAAPAWAWQAPAEAPRYDVVIYGGTSAGVAAAVQASRMGKSVVLIEPGNRLGGLTTGGLGATDIGNKAAVGGVSREFYREVARHYAKDESWTRQTRAQYGERRSTAGEDTMWTFEPHVAEAILNRWIADARIPVRFGERLDLKSGVRKRGNAIESIEMESGLTLAGSVFIDATYEGDLMAKAGVSYHVGREANARYGETLNGVQFGHPHHQFLKDVDPYKVPGDPSSGLLPGVHGGSPGVNGEGDRRVQAYNFRVCLTDVPENQLPLPKPEGYDPLRYELLLRYINAGVWDVLKLNTPMPNRKTDINNYGGFSSDNIGMNYDYPDGDYARRAEIFQEHVTYHQGMLWFLANDPRVPAEVRADVNRWGLCKDEFLDTGGWPHQLYVREARRMISDHVMTQHDCQGRSVVDDAVALAAYTMDSHNVQRFVKDGKAWNEGDVEVGGFPPYPIAYRSIVPTEAQCSNLIVPVCLSASHIAYGSIRMEPVFMVLGQSAATAASLAIDAGKPVQRIDVPALQAQLLKDGQVLKWTGPRPRPPVDAASLPGVVLDDPQAQLTGDWGRSSALAPYVGDHYLHDDNEAKGARSARFVLSVDKPGRYEVRMSYTASPNRARAVPVAIRDADGSHTVHVDQRKAPAAPPFQPLGVFRLTPDAPAEVVISNEATDGHVVVDAVQAVPAGSNP
- a CDS encoding DUF1080 domain-containing protein, giving the protein MMRLGMNIFTSLIFALAIGVPCFAEAPAEGKPLFDGKSLDGWEHVGPGRFVVEDGQLRTEGGMGLLYYSREKLGDCTIKVVYKLGTPRSNSGLYIRIAEKPADPWYAVHHGFEVQIVDGGRSARGAGSVYTFADAKAQPGKSGEWNTLEVTLKGNRISTAINGTPVADFDSSELKPQAKETTGEGDPARGPRPETGYIGLQNHDKDSIVFFKEVSVRPLAKSAD
- a CDS encoding MGH1-like glycoside hydrolase domain-containing protein, with translation MNTEKMRLEDVRNGVAEWKKWGPYLSERQWGTVREDYSQNGDAWNFFTHDHARSRAYRWGEDGLAGLSDDQQRLCFALALWNGKDPILKERLFGLTNSEGNHGEDVKEYYFYLDSTPTHSYMKYLYKYPQAAYPYADLVETNRRRNRNEMEYELLDTGVFDGDRYFDVFVEYAKSAPEDVLVRITAVNRGPDPAELHLLPTLWFRNDWSAWIAESNRAARKPNLRQVETSPGVRAVAGTHPLLGEFTLYCEGDAPLLFTENETNHVRLFPGRENESPYVKDGINDYVVQGRRDAVNPARQGTKAAAHYRAEVAAGQSLVIRLRLARASSPELDGELLGADFDRIFADRLCEADEFYESVTPPSVGAEAADVMRQALAGMLWSKQFFFFDGDDWLDEHNSNPLHSGYRNSRNSEWFHMLNRDIISMPDKWEYPWYASWDLAFHTLPLAIVDPDFAKDQMKLMLKSVYLHPSGQLPAYEWNFSDVNPPVHAWATLFLHRTAQAIGGEPDVEFLASAFNKLMLNFTWWANRKDRYGRNVFEGGFLGLDNIGVFDRSAPLPTGGYLEQADGTAWMALFSQNMTELAIELSTHDPVYEDMVLKFAEQFFYIAAAMNRSGRDGMWDEEDGFYYDLLQLPDGTATRLKVRSLVGLLPLCATTVIEPWQREHIPRAMAGLLSRLRRIPELVRTMHPTGPGHYGVQDRGVLAVLNPERLRRILAKMLDEEEFLGPHGIRSVSKFHKRNPYVLHVQGVEYRVDYVPAESDTGMFGGNSNWRGPVWMPVNAMIIRALLQFYLYYGDGFQIECPTGSGNLMNLFEVSREISDRLTRVFLRDERGRRPVYGGTEKFQTDPHWRDYLLFYEYFHGDDGAGLGASHQTGWTGLVAKFIQLYGVLDPKRALELGKMSAFQKV